One window of Botrimarina mediterranea genomic DNA carries:
- a CDS encoding glycosyltransferase — MKFCDITLSYTETSGGIRTYIDAKREYLNRHTNHEHVLIVPGETDEVIAEGRNTTHRIASPYLPGCKPYRVFWRPDKIKQALDESAPDAVELGSFYVSPWPAFRYRQQQRDAGRNVVVGGYFHSDIADAYVGGPIRDMPHWNDLTDWLEDRLADLAESGAEAYVGSVFERCDVRLAASPAQATRLLEYGVNGYVDVVPLGVDVARFHPHKRSEEKRAELGVAPEETLLMFAGRLDVEKRPLHLVEAIKQLDPNLKVKLVLIGEGPQREELEVLDDNRVVVLPYESDPERFATLTASADVYVTAGAHETFGLSVVEAQACGLPVVGVEGGALVERVPKDLGRLAPVDDAAAFARAIEEVIKDREAMGAAARRHVEEKFSWEPCFEKWLEAYERAMRSQKA, encoded by the coding sequence TGCGACATCACGCTCTCGTACACCGAGACCAGCGGCGGCATCCGCACGTACATCGACGCCAAGCGTGAGTATCTCAATCGACACACAAATCATGAGCACGTGCTGATCGTCCCCGGCGAGACCGATGAGGTCATCGCCGAGGGACGCAATACGACGCATCGCATCGCCAGCCCCTACCTGCCCGGCTGCAAGCCGTACCGCGTCTTCTGGCGGCCCGACAAGATCAAGCAGGCGCTCGACGAGTCGGCGCCGGACGCGGTCGAGCTGGGCAGCTTCTACGTTTCGCCCTGGCCGGCGTTCCGTTACCGCCAGCAGCAGCGCGACGCCGGCCGGAACGTCGTCGTCGGTGGCTACTTCCACAGCGACATCGCCGACGCCTACGTCGGCGGCCCGATCCGTGACATGCCGCACTGGAACGACTTGACGGATTGGCTCGAAGACCGATTGGCCGACCTCGCTGAATCGGGCGCCGAGGCGTACGTCGGATCGGTCTTCGAGCGCTGCGACGTGCGACTCGCCGCGTCACCGGCGCAGGCGACTCGTTTGCTCGAGTACGGCGTCAACGGCTACGTGGACGTGGTCCCGCTCGGCGTTGATGTTGCGCGATTCCATCCCCACAAACGCAGCGAGGAGAAACGCGCCGAGCTTGGCGTCGCCCCGGAGGAAACGCTGTTGATGTTCGCCGGTCGGCTCGACGTCGAAAAGCGACCGCTGCACTTGGTTGAAGCGATCAAACAGCTCGACCCGAACCTGAAAGTGAAGCTAGTGCTCATCGGCGAAGGCCCGCAGCGCGAAGAGCTCGAAGTGCTCGACGACAATCGCGTCGTCGTGCTGCCGTATGAATCCGACCCCGAACGATTCGCCACGCTAACCGCGTCGGCGGATGTCTATGTCACAGCGGGCGCTCATGAGACGTTTGGCCTCTCCGTTGTCGAAGCACAAGCGTGCGGCTTGCCGGTGGTTGGCGTGGAAGGCGGAGCGCTAGTGGAGCGTGTGCCGAAGGATTTGGGGCGTCTAGCGCCGGTGGACGACGCCGCTGCATTCGCCAGAGCGATTGAAGAGGTGATCAAAGACCGCGAAGCGATGGGCGCAGCGGCGCGGCGGCACGTCGAGGAGAAGTTCAGCTGGGAGCCGTGCTTCGAGAAGTGGCTGGAGGCTTATGAGCGGGCGATGCGTTCGCAAAAAGCATGA